gggagaagcaggctccaggcaccgggagcctgacgtgggattcgatcctgggtctccaggatcgcgccctgggccaaaggcagacgctaaaccgctgtgccacccagggatccccatatatgGAATTCCTAAAGTTGATAGACTTAGGCATGTTTGTCCATCTTGCTGTTCAGAGGACTATAAGCACTTTGTTCTCCTACCAGCAATATAAGAGAATTCTTTCTGTACATCCTAGTCAACATTTGGTGTTCAGCTGATGTGATATAGTAACACAGTAGCTCacgtgttcctttttttttttttttcatgtgttcctTTTAAAACATTACATCACACCTCTGCTCAGAACCTGCCATGGCTCGCtcgcttttctttctttctttctttctttctttctttctttctttctttctttctttctttctttctttctttctttctctttctttctttctttctttctttcttttttttaaattttattttattttatttatttattcctgagagacacagagaaagagaggcagagggagaagcaggcttcatgcagggagcccgacatgggactctatcccaggactctaggatcaccccccaggccgaaggcaggcgccaaaccctgagccacccagggatccccggctctTTATTTCACATAGAGTAAAAGCCTAATGTGACAAGGCCCCATTGCCCTGCCCATTCCTCTCCTACTCTGCCCCTTGTCACTGTACTTTAGCTCCACTGACCTTGCTGCTCCTTGAACATGGTGGGCATCCTGCCTTGTGTTTTTTCTCTGTTTGATGCCTCCATTGCACAGACTTCCTGACTTGTTTCAGGTCTTTGCTTAGCTGTCAGTCTTCAATGAGGCCTGACCTAACCATCATGTTAATACTGCAGTTTGCCTTCCACTATCTCCTCCCACACTGCTGACTTATCCCTTGCCTTCTTAAACTTGGTCCATAGCATTTATCATACCCTCTGACTTCTTCCATAATTTATTTCGTGTTTATTTTACTGTCTGAGCACCCcttctagaatgtaaactccacaaGGTAGGAGGGGTTGTCTGTTTGGTTCTAATATATCCCAAGCACTTggaatagtgcttggcacacagtaggtgctctggtatcttattgttttaacttgcatttccctgatttctGCTGGGttaaatatattcagatttttgttttggaCATTCTGTTAAATGCCTGTTTATATcctatttcccttcctttcctgtgtgtgttttttttttaaattggtgcaGTTCTtcgtttttcttttgttttgttttttgttttgttttttatttatgatagtcacacagagagagagaggcagagacacaggcagagggagaagcaggccccatgcaccaggagcccgacgtgggatttgatcccgggtctcccagatcgcgccctgggccaaaggcaggcgccaaaccgctgcgccacccagggatccccagttcttcgtattttttatattaactatGTTTTTACTGGTTATAtaagtggcttttcttttttcaatgacATCTTTAGTtatgtagaattaaaaatttttaatatatggttGACGTATATGCAGGGGTTAGAGGCAACTACTGCCCACCCCCCACAGTCAGAAATCCGCATAAAACTTTTAACTCTCCCAAAACCTAATTACTCCTAGCGTAccattgactggaagccttatggATAGCATAAACAGCCAATTAACACATaatttgtatgttacatgtattatatactatattcttactataaagtgagctagagaaaatgttcttaagaaaatcataaggaaaaggaaacactcttacagtactgtactgtctTTACCAAAAAATCTGCACATTAGTGggcctgcacagttcaaacccttgcttttttttttttttttttaagattttatgtatttattcatgagagagacacagagagagagagagagagaggcagagggagaagcagactccatgcagggagcccgatgtgggacttgatcctggaactccaggatcatgccctgagctaaaggcagacgctcaactgctaagccacccaggtgtccctcaaacccttgttcaagggtcaactatggTCAGATTTTTCAATCTCTTATTTTGTGATTTGTGTTTTTCCAGTCTTAGGAAAATACGAGGCCCTTCTCAATCCTGATCCCAACTTTGCAGAGACAACAACTCTAAAatcttttatgtgtttttcactggcatttattttcatatttctaaataggACACTTATTGTGCAATTTCAGATATCTCTTGACTGTCTACTGAGGAAGACAGGAATTAGGTCTCTCCAACATGCACACATTTAGCTGTCTGTAATACTGTCATAGTTAAATCAGTCCTTTTTGTACTTCAATGTATAATGTTTCAGTGTTCCAcctataaatatattatctatatttacTCACATAGCTCATatgattatgtttttttattttataacttttaattttctctggaATGAATAATGCTTCATTTTGCATGCACTACTTTTCCAACTATTGAACACTGGTTCACCCATAGGCTccctgttagaaatgcaaaactGTGTTCATGTGTATCAGATATGCCATCAGTTTCATTCTCCCCTTGGAAGAATCCTCCAGAAGCTGCTTCGGCTCCAATGTGAATGGGCTTGTCTCCAGGCCTGTTACTCAGCTGTTGTCCCAAAAACCTTTCACTATCACCCTggaattccttttctctttcctggacCCCATCATTTTCATCCTTGGTTTACCCACCTCAATTTGTTGGAGAACATCTTCCAGTATCTTCCAGAGAACATACACTTGGgaacttaattttttgaaagtttgcaGGTCTGAAAATGTCTCTATTCCTCTCCCACATCCAGATCATAGTGTGGCCTAGATTCCTTATTAGAAATGATTTTATCAACAGGATGCcggtgtggctcagttggttatgcaaaaccacaaacctgagatcaagagtcacaaacttcaccaaatgagccagccaggtgccctttgcagaagtttattttattttatttttttattttaatatcccaatagcttatctttgcttttgtttcccttgcctcaggagataacATAGAAAACAGCCGATTCAGataaattattgcctgtgctctcttctagaatttttacgGTTTCGGGTCTCACATACATTCTCAGCTGTGCGTGAAGCCCCCAATCCAGAATTTATCTGGTTCAATCTCCCTGGGATGTAAACTGCAAAAATTCTGGTTTGGGGTGGGATCTGGTGGTTTAACTGCTCTTTTATAGACTTCCAGTGCATCTTAGATTTGTCTCCCACCCAGACCCTACCTCTAAACATTGGAGGCACATGGTATGTCTGTTACCATAATTCATCACAGGAATATAATTTCTCTTGTTAAAACATCATTCATTCATGGGGTACACGCTGTCCTGCCCTTCTTGACATCCCTTCCAGATCTGCCTCTATCGTGATATTGTGACTCCTTTAACAgtggagtggggcagggggaaagagatGGGTTTGTGGGTGTAGGCACAGGCAGGTAAATATGAGCACATCTGGCAGGTTGATTCAAATAACTTGAGTGGTTCatggagaatattaaaaaggTTTGGGGGGCGGTTAATGTACTACAGTGCTTGCTTGTTTCACTCCTGCACAGGGATGAAATGTcagccttttgttgttgtttttaatgtttcagaTTTGGAGACCAGAACCGAGAAGAAAGAATTTATTCCAAAGCAAGAAATCTTAGAAGTAGAGCCACAGGGGCAGCTACAAGAATGGTCCCCTAGGCTGGCTCCCCTGTTTTCAGAGTGTGGTGATACCCACGCAAACAGGGTAGAAGAGCAGTCAGGACATTCCTCACCactgaaacttgaaaattctCCTGAAGAGGAAGGACTCACTAGCACCTCAGATCTCAAGAATGGTCCCACAGAAGAGAGAGACTCCAAAAATAATGGATTTGGAAACAGTGCCCGAAGTTCAGACTCTGTTCCTTGTCACCACCCCCAGACAGCGGAGAGGCCCGTTAATGGGAACAAACAGGGATACGGTTGTAAACTGAGTCCAGACATGTTAAGACATCAGATGGTGAAAGCTCACAACTCTCTTGACAGTGAGGAACATTCCCACAGGGCAGGTCTTTCTGAGACCCGGCAGCAGTTCCGTGAAGAAAGACCTTATAGATGTGATCACTGTGAGAAGAGTTTCAAACAGCGTTCTGACCTTTTTAAACACCAGAGAATCCACACGGGAGAGAAACCCTACGAATGCCAAGAATGCAGGAAGAGCTTTAGTCAGAGTGCCGCCCTGATTAAACACCAGAGGACACACACAGGTGAAAAGCCCTACACCTGCCCCAAATGTGGGGATAGCTTCAGGCAGAGCTCACACCTCAACCGGCACCAGAGAATTCACGTGGGAGACAAACACTTCAAGTGTAATGAGTGTGGGGAAACCTGCCGCACTGCCAACCGTTTCAGACACCAGAGGATACATAGAGGAGAGAGACCCTATACATGTGAAGAATGTGAAAAGAGCTTCAAACGGTGCTCTGACCTCTCCAAACATCAGAGAGTCCACACTGGTGAGAAGCCGTATGGGTGTTCTGTATGTGGGAAGCGCTTCAGTCAGAGCGCAACCCTCATTACCCACCAGAGGACTCACACTGGAGAAAAGCCTTATAAATGTCTTGAATGTGGGGAAAGCTTTAGACAGAGTCCACACCTTATCCGACACCAAAGGATCCACAGAAATAAAGTCCCACTGTTTTGACATGCCTGCTGCCTGgctattttggtttgtttgtttccattatCCAGAAACTACATTCTTTGGCATTTGGAGTATTTCAGTAGATTGTGGATTGAATTTCCACGAGCATCACACCCAAGACAGATCAGTCACTCTGACTTGAGTCTCAGTGCCTACCAAAGTGTCAAGTTGAGGCACGAATGTGTAAGTGGGGAGCCCCTTCAAAGGATGAGGTGGTTCCATGGAAGGGCCTCCTGACGATAGCAAGGGCTGACACGTGACAGTTTGGTCCttgtctcttccctcttcttaCCTCCACTTTCTGACCCAAATCTTGCCCACTCTGCTTACTTCTCTAAGAAATAGTTTAGCCACAGAATTGTCTTTCTGCCTCAGTGCTGGacaggatttcaaacacatgatAATCCAAAACACCATGTAAAGTTTGGTGCATGCAAGAGGCATtctatattttttacctttttatacattaattttgCAGAGTTTCTCTTGTCCATTCTAGAAGTTCAGTTTTATAActctgttaatttctttttaaatgagagGCAAAGGAAAACTCTACCCAAACACACCCAAGAATTCTCATCACTGGTTTTCAAAGCTTATTAAATTAAGGGCACTTTATTTGATAACTTTTTGGTTTTGATAAAAACCCTCACTAAACTTTTTAGTAAGCTTTGTGTAGGGGAGAGTGGGGGAGGCTCTTGTAATATCAAATAGCCTAAAACACGTCTTTTCTGTCAAGGTTTCTAAATGTATGGGACATAAGGAAGTGCTCCTTGGGGATGTTCCACAAAAGGacaccaaaggcagaagctcctTCAGCTCTTGCTTGTTTAACAGTATTCACTGACCTCATATAATATTCTGTTCACAAAATGCatccatatttttccatttgactCCCAAGCAACCCTATGAGGTAAGTGGAGACCTATGTCATTCCcaagtggaaaggaagaaatgaaggctTGCAGTTGACACTTTAGGACTTAGgtgatcaggggcacctgggtggcccagtcaattatgtgccagactcttgatttcagcccaggtcttgatctcaagatgcCTGGTTCCCTCCGTGCCATGGTTTGCTGCCTCCCCTCAACCCCTACACCCCGCCTTTGCTCAGCTGGAGCACCTCTGGGGTAGTAGTGGTAGAGGGACATGGGCATGTGCACACCCATCATGACAAGAAACACCAGCTCTGAAAGGGGGTCAAATTTGATCATTCTTAGCTTCCCAGTACTTTCTACCTGTGTGACTAGTGAAGGAAGGATATGGGGTTGGCTTTATTTCCCCTGTTGGATGAAGCTAGGCATGCCACAAAGCCTGAACCTGTCTTATCTTTCCACTTCTACACACGAACCTGTATTGTATGGAGTTCTTATGAAcctgtttgggttttgtttttgtttttaattaaggaaatatgggcagcccgggtggctcagcagtttagtgctgccttcggtccaggacgtgatcctagagacccaggatcgagtcccatgttgggctccctgcatggaacctgcttctccctctgcctgtgtctctgcctctctctctctgtgtctctcatgtctctctttaaaataaaatcttttaaaaaaataattaagggaaTATAGGCATTATTGGATATTTGGGAAaacaacaggaaaagaaattacCCAGAATCCTACAACCCTGATCACCTGTTACTGGCATTTTGTCAtatttccttcagatttttttctctgcatactTCTCATATAATAATCatagtgttaaaaaataataataataatcatagtgtttatattttacatctttttaatattatgtcTTAAGGATTTTTACGTGGTTGTTATAATCTTTACGCTTAACAGATGCATCATTTTACATCAAGTGGACATAATGATTGAGCCATTCTTCTTTTATTGTACCTTTCAGGCATTACCCCTCATTGTTGCAAGCAGTGCTGTAGTGAATGCCAGTGTAATTCTAATGCGATTTGGATTGTTCTTGAGACTCTAaggctagggacacctgggtggctgtcagttgagcatctgccttcagcttgggtcatggtcccagagtctgggatcaagccccacacctgtgtcgggctccttgtttggcagggagtctgctccctctccctctgccactcctctgcttgtgcgctctctctcaaataataaaatctttagaaaaaaaaaatctaaggctagattcccagaagtagaattccTTGATTGATGTGTGAGCTAATATACCTTACAGTTTCTTTTCCCCAAAGCGAGTACCAAATTACATTCTGAGTGTTCTACTCTAGCTTTTGTCACCTTAcctcatgttaatttttttttcccaaaagtgcAAAAACCAAAACTAAAGTATTTGCCTTCTAGAACTCACTTCCTTGATCCTGGATGTGGTGGGATAGTAGTACATGCCTTCTCCTTGGACTGTCATTGAAAcctgcaggaggaaaaaaaaaaaaaaaagaaacctgcagGAGGGATGGTGAGAGGGCTGGTCTGGGTGCCTTCAGGCTTCTGGGTGTCATGTGGAGAATGCCGTGGATTTCAATGAAATTTCGTATCTAGCACTGGGCTGAGAGGAGATGTGTTTAAGCGGGCCATGAGCTTATGACCCTAGTGTTCTCCCCAAGTTCATCAAGAttatttgtctgaaaaaaaaaaaaaaaaaaaaaaacaaaaaaaaaaaagattatttgtctGGGGTCACAGAACTAGTGATAGAGTTGTAGTGATAACATGGTACAGGTTTTGATCTGTGTTCTTTTTACTGGAAGAACACTGCAAACTTAGAATGGGCTTCCTCTTTGCACTTCTAGCTTTTCCTCcattcttcccctcctctcccaccatCTCTACACATTGACTGTTGCCCACATACGACTTGAATTTTCCACATATTTCCACATAGATGCCTTTGGTCAAGTTGCTTCCTTTGCTTTTAAACCCAGCTGTCTTTCCCCAGGCCCTAACACACCAAATTAACAACAGGAAAGTCCACTcttgtaaaacaattttaaaatgtcacttctcAGTTATCCTACCACAAAATATTCCCTTTACTGAGCTAACATGATCTGTGGGCTTTATCATTTATCATGCAAACTACTATATCCACTAAGTTAATGTGTAAACACACGCTATGTCTCATCCCTAGACTATAAGGGGTGAGTATGTTAGCTCTGATGCCAAACAAAAGGCCACCAATCAGGTGGCTTAAATAACACatgtattgggatgcctgggtagctcagtggttgagcatctgccttcagctcagggtatgattccagagttctgtgatcgagtcccacatcgggctccatgcaggaaacctgcttctccctctgcctgtgtctctgcctatctctcgttctctctctctctctctctctctcgctctctgtatctctcacaaattaaaaaaaaaaaaaaacatttattttctcacagttctgttgGCTGgatgtccaagatcaaagtgctgtCAGGGTTGGTGTCTGTGGATTTCCCTTCCTGTGCAGTGGATAGAGAGATCTCTAGAATCTTCTTCTGCAAAGGACACCAGTCTTAGCACTGGTGTCCACACAACCTCATTTAACCTCAGTTACCTCCTTAAAGGCTCTGTTTCCAAATACGGTCACACCAGGTGTTAGGACTTCAGCGTCTGAATTTGGGGGACAtgattcagtccataacaggAACAATCTTTCCACTCCTCACTTTCTCCCAGAGCATCTAGCACAGCATCCTGTCCTACAGAATGGTAAATCTAGATTTTTGTTAGAAGACCTGACTGGAGctaggagagagaatgagtgataCGGTCATTTAAATCTATTGTCTAAGCATATCTTCATTTTAAGTATTTCCAAGTTCTATTCTGGAAGGTCCTGTGCCCTGCTCGAGACTCAGAGGTCTTTAGGGTGGTGGCATAATGTTATAAGGGAAGTTCCTGAGGTCCGGGGTGGGAACCAAAGCAGCACATGTCTGGGCCCTCTCACTAACCCCACCAGAGAGTGAGGGACCAGAGAGTCATGAGGCATCTGAAGTTCCTTTAAGGGACATGGGGCAGAGCTATCTACTAGACACACACAGTGGGGTGGGCCAGGCTGAGCAGGTGAGTCCATTTCCCATTGTGTTAACCTGGCAAGATTCTGAACGGTCTTTGGCAACCACTGGTGCCCCAGCAGGGGTCACAATGGAGTGTGGGATCACATGACACAACGTGCCTTGGGAGCCTCCATGGCCACTCATTGTGGATGCTCACACATCCATATTGCCACTCCAAGTGGTTTCGCCTAGAGCATCTGTTACCTCCAGAACCCACCCTGGATTATTCTGGTGGGCAAAAGGCTTATCATGATTGGGCTCCccactttgattatttttaattgtccAACGCCCATTTCCCAACAGCTTAGCTGTCGGCCACCGCCCAAAAGCCTTTAGGGCATGCCTTTAGCTCTCTATAACTAAGTGTATGCCTGTAACTGGGTCTCCCTAGACCAGATTGCTGATTTCTAAATCAGTTCTCATCCTTACAACAGGAGAGCTGCCATCAGAAAACCAaactaccatttttaaaatgtatgttatgtattttttttctaaagattttaaacccaacatggggttcaaacttacaaccccaagatcaagtcacatgcttcactaactgaaccagccaggcacttctatttatttattgctttattagGGAGTGGAGGGAAACTTTTCATAGGTCCCCTTCTCCCTAAGTTGTTTCCTCCTCACTCAGAAGTCTCAACTTTGTTTAGGTTCTTCTAGCCAATTCATACCAACCAGTACAAAACTACTGCTTTTTGAACCCAATGTACAATCTATTACTTACTATTTTCCAACTGTAAAGCTCaagatttcttaattttctgagaTGTCACTTCTTTTCCTCAATAgatctttgtttttatatgttgGGTAAGAAACTATGGAATTGGTaggagcaagaaaataaaatcaagaagaatCTAGAAGGGAATTTATAGGAGAGTGTCTAATAGCAATATATGATGCAGACCTAAGATGATGTTTAGGATATTAGAATTTCGAGTGGGTTTCTTCTATTGGTGAGCTGTAGGGAAGTCATGTGGTCAGCTCAACCTATGTAACCTGGATGTAAGAATGTGCTTGGAATAACTGGAAACAAAGAGTTAATGCTCCTCAAGGACTATAGTTGACACTTGAGCACAAGCTCTCTTGAAACACTGGCAGGGAAATATAGGAGACACAGCACAGAAAACCACTAAGAAAGCCAGCTGCAAGATGAACCAATGCATAATCCCATGGCAAAACTGAAAACAAGGGTAAAGCACATGCTTTAGAGATATTTCAcccaaggggagagagagggtcaTATTTGTGAAATTCCCATCAGGCATTAGTTGAGGCCTGCTCCCAAGATGTGCTAGTTACCCTACAGAGCAGTGGCCTTTTGTGGTTTTAGAAAAAGCCTGCAGACCAAGAGACACACAGTGCAAGTCAGATGCAGCCCAACGGGGTAAGCAGAGGGCAGGGGACCCAACAGCACCTGCTATTAACAACTGACAGAATCCAGTAGCACACTAATCTATGGataaattttagtaatttttaagaaaatgggctccatacccagtgtggggcttgaactcacactcCTCAGCCAAGCACCCAAATTTTGGTAATTCTTAATAACTCACTAGTTACTGGTGAGTAgcccttattttacttttaaaaagtcagtgtagggcagcccgggtggctcagcagtttagcgccgccttcagcccagggcctgatcctggagacccgggatcgagtcccacgtcgggctccctgcatggagcctgcttctccctctgcctctctctctcttctctgtctctcatgaataaataaataaataaataaaatattttttaaaaaagtcaatgtaGAATCCGctaatttttctatataaaaccaagaaaagcatttttttacaccattcttttacttaaaaacatttcTCCCCCAGTTTTATAAGAGGTAAGAAAAGCACTCCCACATTGTTCATAATCCATCAAATTGTCTCCAACCTAGGGAACCACAAGGTTTTTATGCCTCCCTTCCACCTTAGCTTGGGGTCATGAAAGTATGAGGAGCTCAAGGGAGGCCAGACAACTGCTTATTACATTCTATTAATTCTTGTCGACAGCCAGGTTAGCCACAAAGAGGGTCTCCACAGCAAAACCATTTCAGTTCCTGtttaataattttcataaaacaatGAAGTTACACATAATTACAAGAGTGGTAAGGTTTGGTCCTTAaacggtcttttttttttttttaagattttattcatttcttcatgagagacagagagagagagagagagagaagcagagagacaggcagagggagaagcaggctccacgcagggagcctgacatgggactcgatcccgggactccagggtcacaccctgggccgaaggcaggcgctaaaccgccgagccacccatggatccccaaAATGGTCTTTTTCCAGTTAGTATCACATGGGTATCTGTTGTCTGTGAGTACCCTGATGCTTAATAAAGCTTGTGCGCCAGATGAAAGATTTTCCGCATTTGTCACATCTATAGGGTCTTTCTCCGGTATGAATGACCTCATGACGATGAAGATTTGCCTTAAAACTAAAAGTTTTTCCACATTCTCTACATTCAAAGAATTCCTCCTTGGTATGGGTTCTTTGATGCTGAATGAGATCTACACTTCGGCTAAAGGACTGTCCACATTCACTGCATTTGTGAGTGTTCTGTTTAGTATGAATCTGTTGATGGCTCAAAAGGGTCGAATGCCGAccaaaggcttttccacattcaagACACTTATGGGGTTTTTCTCCACTGTGGATTAACTGATGTCGAATAAGGGTTGAATTCTGACTAAATGTTTTTTTGCACTCACTACATTTATAGGGTTTTTCTTTGGTATGGATCCTCTTATGTTCAATAAGATATGCCATCTGGCGGAAAAATTTTCCACAGTCATGACACTTATATGGCTTTTTTTGAGGGTGACACTGTTTATGGACAATAAGAGTAGACTTCTGTTTGAAGGCTTGCCCACATATGTCACATTCAAAGGGATCCTCTGATGTGTGAACTCTTTGATGTCGAACAAAATTAGCCTGACGCCTGAAGACTCTATcacattcactgcactcataAGATTTTGCATTTGTAAGAATTTGCTTATTATGCTGCAAAAGGAATGATCTCTGATTGCGAGGTTTTCCATTCTCCTCACATTTGCCCTGCTTCTTCCTTGTTTGAGCATTCTGAATTTGAATAAGGTGGAGGTTTTGAAGGAAGTCCTTGTGACATTCATCACCAATAGTAGGGAATGTGAGTCTGTAAATGTCCACCAACTCATTACATTTATGTAACTTTTCTCCAAGTCTCTTGGCCATTTTCTGCTTTACTGATGTCTTACAGGACTCTACATCTTCTGAAATTTTCTGCTTTGGAGTTGGCTTTTTCATCTTGCATCTAGCTTCAGAACCTAatcaaataagaagaaaacagaaaaatgacctGTCCTctgcagaagggaaaaaaagaagccaaCTATATGTACTCTAAGATACTTGAATGAAGCTAAGAAGTGCTTGGTTAGTTATATCATCCCACTACATTCTGATTCTTCATAGGACTCCTGGCTTCAATAGTAGAAAGAGTTCTGGACATCAACTAACCAACAGAAAAATGCACAAGTGTGTGCCAGAGAAGTGAGAACTGAACAACCTCATCACCACTAATGGAAAGCTAACTTATTCTGGGTATTCAGTAGGGTCACATAAATGTAGGAGAGGTAGCATCTTATACTCTCTAGACAAGCATGTTTTCAATAATTCTGGGAGAAACAActccttaaaaatggaaaatgtaatgggatgcctgggtggctcagtggttgagcgtctgcctttggctcagggcatgagtcctgggatcgagttccacatcaggctccctttgaggagcctgcttctctctgtctatgtctctgcccctctccctgtgtctctcataaataaataaattaaatatttttttttaaatggggagtgtaag
This DNA window, taken from Canis lupus familiaris isolate Mischka breed German Shepherd chromosome 6, alternate assembly UU_Cfam_GSD_1.0, whole genome shotgun sequence, encodes the following:
- the ZNF394 gene encoding zinc finger protein 394 isoform X4, whose product is MAAARSLRDGLLIVKVEEDSRGGQEPDPPGSCQDPEKSRQRFRRFRYQEAAGPEEALSRLRELCRRWLRPELHSKEQILELLVLEQFLSILPQELQAWVRKHSPQSGEMAAAVVRALQGALVGASAQELVKVENVAVSLTWEEWDRRDAAQRDFCPESALKDCRNTVSLVSQNLETRTEKKEFIPKQEILEVEPQGQLQEWSPRLAPLFSECGDTHANRVEEQSGHSSPLKLENSPEEEGLTSTSDLKNGPTEERDSKNNGFGNSARSSDSVPCHHPQTAERPVNGNKQGYGCKLSPDMLRHQMVKAHNSLDSEEHSHRAGLSETRQQFREERPYRCDHCEKSFKQRSDLFKHQRIHTGEKPYECQECRKSFSQSAALIKHQRTHTGEKPYTCPKCGDSFRQSSHLNRHQRIHVGDKHFKCNECGETCRTANRFRHQRIHRGERPYTCEECEKSFKRCSDLSKHQRVHTGEKPYGCSVCGKRFSQSATLITHQRTHTGEKPYKCLECGESFRQSPHLIRHQRIHRNKVPLF
- the ZNF789 gene encoding zinc finger protein 789 isoform X2, which gives rise to MEVCFQELLSFDDVAMYFTREEWNRLDWAQKDLYRDVMLENYRNMILLEVRDAYSIPPPQSASSTSIRPVAAEKIMTDLDSKGFQFPKPEVIYLLEQWEEPWILDLPRAGTRKATSSACPGSEARCKMKKPTPKQKISEDVESCKTSVKQKMAKRLGEKLHKCNELVDIYRLTFPTIGDECHKDFLQNLHLIQIQNAQTRKKQGKCEENGKPRNQRSFLLQHNKQILTNAKSYECSECDRVFRRQANFVRHQRVHTSEDPFECDICGQAFKQKSTLIVHKQCHPQKKPYKCHDCGKFFRQMAYLIEHKRIHTKEKPYKCSECKKTFSQNSTLIRHQLIHSGEKPHKCLECGKAFGRHSTLLSHQQIHTKQNTHKCSECGQSFSRSVDLIQHQRTHTKEEFFECRECGKTFSFKANLHRHEVIHTGERPYRCDKCGKSFIWRTSFIKHQGTHRQQIPM
- the ZNF789 gene encoding zinc finger protein 789 isoform X1, yielding MAVILPHLGDQDLEGVFLAAGWKELLSFDDVAMYFTREEWNRLDWAQKDLYRDVMLENYRNMILLEVRDAYSIPPPQSASSTSIRPVAAEKIMTDLDSKGFQFPKPEVIYLLEQWEEPWILDLPRAGTRKATSSACPGSEARCKMKKPTPKQKISEDVESCKTSVKQKMAKRLGEKLHKCNELVDIYRLTFPTIGDECHKDFLQNLHLIQIQNAQTRKKQGKCEENGKPRNQRSFLLQHNKQILTNAKSYECSECDRVFRRQANFVRHQRVHTSEDPFECDICGQAFKQKSTLIVHKQCHPQKKPYKCHDCGKFFRQMAYLIEHKRIHTKEKPYKCSECKKTFSQNSTLIRHQLIHSGEKPHKCLECGKAFGRHSTLLSHQQIHTKQNTHKCSECGQSFSRSVDLIQHQRTHTKEEFFECRECGKTFSFKANLHRHEVIHTGERPYRCDKCGKSFIWRTSFIKHQGTHRQQIPM
- the ZNF789 gene encoding zinc finger protein 789 isoform X4; protein product: MEGFQFPKPEVIYLLEQWEEPWILDLPRAGTRKATSSACPGSEARCKMKKPTPKQKISEDVESCKTSVKQKMAKRLGEKLHKCNELVDIYRLTFPTIGDECHKDFLQNLHLIQIQNAQTRKKQGKCEENGKPRNQRSFLLQHNKQILTNAKSYECSECDRVFRRQANFVRHQRVHTSEDPFECDICGQAFKQKSTLIVHKQCHPQKKPYKCHDCGKFFRQMAYLIEHKRIHTKEKPYKCSECKKTFSQNSTLIRHQLIHSGEKPHKCLECGKAFGRHSTLLSHQQIHTKQNTHKCSECGQSFSRSVDLIQHQRTHTKEEFFECRECGKTFSFKANLHRHEVIHTGERPYRCDKCGKSFIWRTSFIKHQGTHRQQIPM
- the ZNF789 gene encoding zinc finger protein 789 isoform X3: MAVILPHLGDQDLEGVFLAAGWKELLSFDDVAMYFTREEWNRLDWAQKDLYRDVMLENYRNMILLGFQFPKPEVIYLLEQWEEPWILDLPRAGTRKATSSACPGSEARCKMKKPTPKQKISEDVESCKTSVKQKMAKRLGEKLHKCNELVDIYRLTFPTIGDECHKDFLQNLHLIQIQNAQTRKKQGKCEENGKPRNQRSFLLQHNKQILTNAKSYECSECDRVFRRQANFVRHQRVHTSEDPFECDICGQAFKQKSTLIVHKQCHPQKKPYKCHDCGKFFRQMAYLIEHKRIHTKEKPYKCSECKKTFSQNSTLIRHQLIHSGEKPHKCLECGKAFGRHSTLLSHQQIHTKQNTHKCSECGQSFSRSVDLIQHQRTHTKEEFFECRECGKTFSFKANLHRHEVIHTGERPYRCDKCGKSFIWRTSFIKHQGTHRQQIPM